GGACGGGCTGGAGGCCCGCGTGGCCAGGGACCGCCTGTGCATCGGCGTGATGAAGGGCGACCTGGACTACACCATGGCGTCGTTCATCATCGCCCTGGGCGCCTCGGCCTACGACATGGAGGTGGACATGTTCTTCACCTTCTGGGCGACGGCGGCGCTGCGCGACCCGAAGAAGAAGGTGAAGAAGGGGCTATTGGACAAAATGTTCGGGATCATGCTGCCGAAGGGGTCCCGGAAGCTGCCGCTGTCCAAGATGCAGATGCTCGGAATCGGCCCGGAGATGATCCGCGCCGTCATGAAAAGCCGCAACGTGCTGTCCCTGGAGGACCTGATGGCGGAGGCGGGGAAGGCGGGGATCAAGATCCACGTCTGCACCATGTCCATGGACGTGATGGGGATCAAGAAGGAGGAGATGATAGACTACCCCGGCATGGACTTCGTGGGGGTGGGCACCTTTGTGGACATGTTCTCCGACGCGAAGCAGTGCTTTTTTATGTGAGCGGCGGACAACCTGCGGGGAGACGTGCCATGGAAACATCGGACTGCGCCGGGCGCGGGCACCTCAACCCGGCGGCCTGCCGGATGGTGGCGGAGTTCTTCTCCGTCTATGCCAATCCGACCCGGATCAGCATCCTGTGCGCCCTGCGCGACGGTCGCCGGACGGTGTCGGAGCTGGCGGAGCACGCGGGCGTGAGTCTGCAGAACATCTCCCAGCACCTGCGGGTGATGCGGGACAAGGGCGCGGTGCGCACGGCGCGCGAGGGGCACCACGTCTACTGCGCCGTGGCCGACCCGCGTTTTCTGGAGGGCGTCCGGCTGATCCACGACGCCCTGATGGACGGCTGGCGGCACGGGCCGGAGGCCGTATTCGGGCAGCACGCCGCGGCGGCGGCACAACCTGAAGCGTAAAGGAGCACCGGACATGACAGCGGATGAACTGCGGACCCTGGCAGTGGACAAACAGCTGGACGCGCGGGGCGTGTCGTGCCCCGGCCCCCTGCTGGAGACCAAGCGCGCCATCACGGGCGTGCCCTCCGGCAGCGTGATGGAAATCCTCTCCTCCGACTGCGGCACCCCGTCCGACCTCGGACGCTGGGCGGTTAAGGTCGGCCATGAGTATCTCGGCGACCTTCAGGAGGACGGGTACTACCGGGTATTCCTGCGGGTGCGGTGAGCGGGAAGGCGGACCCCTCGGGCAGGTCGGACAGGTCGGACGCGTCGGACCTGTCTGACCGATCTGACGACGGACGCGGATGTCGCGCGTTTGCGCGTCTCCGGGCGCGGGCACTACAATATCCGGTGAACCCCAACCTGCCGGAGGGCTTGTCCCATGCCTGCCAAGCGCGGACCGAGAATCATTGACGGAAAGAAGACGTCCGGGATCATCCTGGAGGAGCTGAAGGGCGAGGTGGCCGCGCTGCGGGCGAAGGGCATCCAGCCTGGGCTGGCCGTGGTGCTGGTGGGCGAGGACCCCGCCAGCGAGGTCTATGTGCGCTCCAAGCGCAGGACCTGCGCCGACCTGGGCATCGCGTCGTTCTCCCACGACCTGCCCGCGAATGCCACCGAGAAGCGGCTGCT
This sequence is a window from Candidatus Hydrogenedentota bacterium. Protein-coding genes within it:
- a CDS encoding sulfurtransferase TusA family protein — protein: MTADELRTLAVDKQLDARGVSCPGPLLETKRAITGVPSGSVMEILSSDCGTPSDLGRWAVKVGHEYLGDLQEDGYYRVFLRVR
- a CDS encoding winged helix-turn-helix transcriptional regulator encodes the protein METSDCAGRGHLNPAACRMVAEFFSVYANPTRISILCALRDGRRTVSELAEHAGVSLQNISQHLRVMRDKGAVRTAREGHHVYCAVADPRFLEGVRLIHDALMDGWRHGPEAVFGQHAAAAAQPEA
- a CDS encoding NADH dehydrogenase FAD-containing subunit, which codes for MTPQEIQTALQALTKRVDGLEARVARDRLCIGVMKGDLDYTMASFIIALGASAYDMEVDMFFTFWATAALRDPKKKVKKGLLDKMFGIMLPKGSRKLPLSKMQMLGIGPEMIRAVMKSRNVLSLEDLMAEAGKAGIKIHVCTMSMDVMGIKKEEMIDYPGMDFVGVGTFVDMFSDAKQCFFM